From Streptomyces sp. NBC_00775, one genomic window encodes:
- a CDS encoding imidazolonepropionase-like domain-containing protein, giving the protein MLTIHAADELRFGWDDSAPVKGGAVVVEGARVAATGPLSELQERFPGARVRRWPGVLGPARIHEGPLPDAPTPRERIHAVLKLGAVAVLAEHADSPELRAAAERNDVLVLPRTRPTAITDLARADLAVFDETGACIATVCAGRLVHRRR; this is encoded by the coding sequence ATGCTGACGATTCACGCCGCGGACGAGCTGCGGTTCGGGTGGGACGACTCCGCGCCCGTCAAGGGCGGTGCCGTCGTGGTGGAGGGCGCGAGGGTCGCCGCCACGGGGCCGCTGAGCGAGCTCCAGGAGAGGTTCCCGGGGGCCCGCGTACGCCGCTGGCCCGGCGTCCTCGGCCCCGCCCGCATCCACGAGGGACCACTGCCGGACGCGCCGACACCGCGTGAACGCATTCACGCGGTGTTGAAGCTGGGCGCGGTGGCGGTCCTGGCGGAGCACGCCGACTCGCCCGAACTGCGGGCCGCCGCCGAGCGCAACGACGTGCTCGTCCTGCCCCGCACCCGCCCCACAGCGATCACCGACCTGGCCCGCGCCGACCTCGCCGTCTTCGACGAGACCGGCGCGTGCATCGCGACGGTGTGCGCGGGCCGCTTGGTGCACAGACGCCGCTGA
- the mqnC gene encoding cyclic dehypoxanthinyl futalosine synthase, whose product MTEKADLQSVLDRAAEGGRITPEEALDLYRDAPLHALGAAADAVRRRRYAGTEHIATYIIERNINYTNVCVTACKFCAFYAAPKDTDKGWTRDLDDILRRCAETVELGGTQIMFQGGHHPDYGVEYYEKHFAAIKAAYPQLVIHSLGASEVEHMARISKVSVEEAIQRIHAAGLDSFAGAGAELLPARPRKAIAPLKESGERWLEIMETAHGLGVESTSTMLMGTGETNAERIEHLRMIRDVQDRTGGFRAFIPYTYQPENNHLKGRTQATLFEYLRMIAIARLFMDNIAHIQGSWLTTGKEVGQLSLHYGADDLGSIMLEENVVSSAGAKHRSNRMEIIDLIRKAGRVPAQRTTTYEHIVVHDDPANDPVDERVMSHISSTAIEGGTAHPELKLLASN is encoded by the coding sequence GTGACCGAGAAGGCCGACCTTCAGTCCGTCCTCGACCGTGCCGCCGAGGGTGGGCGGATCACCCCGGAAGAGGCGCTCGACCTCTACCGCGACGCCCCGCTGCACGCGCTGGGCGCCGCCGCCGACGCCGTACGCCGTCGCAGGTACGCCGGTACGGAGCACATCGCGACGTACATCATCGAGCGCAACATCAACTACACGAACGTGTGCGTCACGGCGTGCAAGTTCTGCGCCTTCTACGCGGCCCCGAAGGACACCGACAAGGGCTGGACGCGCGACCTCGACGACATCCTGCGCCGCTGCGCGGAGACCGTCGAGCTCGGCGGTACGCAGATCATGTTCCAGGGCGGGCACCACCCGGACTACGGCGTCGAGTACTACGAGAAGCACTTCGCCGCGATCAAGGCCGCGTACCCGCAGCTGGTCATCCACTCCCTTGGCGCGTCCGAGGTCGAGCACATGGCCCGTATCTCCAAGGTGAGTGTCGAGGAGGCCATCCAGCGCATCCACGCAGCCGGTCTGGACTCCTTCGCCGGCGCCGGCGCGGAACTCCTTCCCGCGCGCCCCCGCAAGGCGATCGCGCCCCTCAAGGAGTCCGGCGAGCGCTGGCTGGAGATCATGGAGACCGCGCACGGGCTGGGTGTCGAGTCGACGTCCACCATGCTGATGGGCACCGGCGAGACCAACGCCGAGCGCATCGAGCACCTGCGGATGATCCGTGACGTACAGGACCGGACGGGCGGCTTCCGCGCCTTCATCCCGTACACGTACCAGCCCGAGAACAACCACCTCAAGGGCCGCACCCAGGCCACGCTCTTCGAGTACCTGCGGATGATCGCCATCGCGCGGCTGTTCATGGACAACATCGCCCACATCCAGGGCTCCTGGCTGACCACCGGCAAGGAGGTCGGCCAGCTCTCCCTGCACTACGGCGCGGACGACCTCGGCTCGATCATGCTGGAGGAGAACGTCGTCTCCTCGGCGGGCGCCAAGCACCGCTCCAACCGCATGGAGATCATCGACCTGATCCGCAAGGCGGGCCGTGTCCCGGCCCAGCGGACCACGACGTACGAGCACATCGTCGTGCACGACGACCCGGCGAACGACCCGGTCGACGAGCGGGTCATGTCCCACATCTCCTCGACCGCGATCGAGGGCGGCACGGCACATCCCGAGCTGAAGCTGCTCGCGTCCAACTGA
- a CDS encoding prepilin peptidase: protein MDLDLWLTLVAALWGAAAGLLVPRAAYRFSVEPDQPWRDRCPEGHLITGVARGWIGLARCADGTRYGPGTPLLSLATALVCAGLALATGTRPELAVWLLLAPLGVLLAVVDFTVQRLPDVLTLPLAGAALALLGAVAVVPEHAGDWLTALFGALALGGAYFLLFLINPNGMGFGDVKLALGLGAVLGWYGWSVVFLGTFAGFLFGGLYGMRLVVVRRAGRKTSIPFGPFLIAGAYAGLLIGAYTA from the coding sequence GTGGATCTCGACCTCTGGCTGACCCTCGTCGCCGCCCTCTGGGGCGCCGCGGCCGGGCTGCTGGTGCCCCGGGCCGCGTACCGCTTCTCCGTCGAGCCGGACCAGCCGTGGCGCGACCGCTGCCCCGAAGGGCACCTGATCACCGGGGTCGCACGCGGCTGGATCGGGCTCGCCCGGTGCGCGGACGGCACCCGGTACGGCCCCGGCACTCCGCTCCTCTCCCTCGCCACCGCGCTGGTCTGCGCCGGGCTCGCGCTCGCCACCGGTACCCGGCCCGAGCTCGCGGTCTGGCTGCTGCTCGCACCCCTCGGTGTGCTGCTCGCCGTCGTGGACTTCACCGTGCAGCGGCTGCCCGATGTGCTCACGCTGCCGCTCGCGGGTGCCGCGCTCGCGCTGCTCGGGGCGGTCGCGGTGGTGCCCGAGCACGCGGGGGACTGGCTGACGGCGCTGTTCGGGGCGCTCGCGCTCGGGGGCGCGTACTTCCTTCTCTTCCTCATCAACCCGAACGGCATGGGGTTCGGGGACGTGAAGCTCGCGCTGGGCCTCGGCGCCGTGCTCGGCTGGTACGGCTGGAGTGTGGTGTTCCTGGGGACCTTCGCCGGCTTCCTGTTCGGCGGGCTGTACGGGATGCGGCTCGTCGTGGTGCGGCGCGCCGGGCGCAAGACATCCATCCCCTTCGGCCCGTTCCTGATCGCGGGGGCATACGCGGGGCTCCTGATCGGGGCGTACACGGCCTGA
- a CDS encoding BTAD domain-containing putative transcriptional regulator — MARRTTSSSTGSSPGPRNRTPQPLPRRRRTFGDFVKAFGAFVALVVLLVGVPGALVVSVGWPFPHGTPELAWLQQEITVGTFIHVLTVIVWFAWAQFTACVLVEMKAALSGVGLPNRVPGAGGSQLLARQLVAALLLVGATAASLTPGLSQLGQSLEGNQRGSVAVAQQTPGGLFGQQQEQAASSAAAAIAEQAANAAAHADSGGGHATKEGDTKYYRIQPPEGRHHDSLWEIAERHLGDGRRYKEIYQLNKDRTQPDGSKLSEASLIRPGWILEMPGDAHGGELVEMPDEAPKVSEQVQQQIHDYSQTGDHAQGGGQKQQAQGGDRDTAHIQLPHQRPGGDQGSGHQRQQNQNQNQQQQHAQAGSEEGSGFSFGLPEALVGAPLLAAGLLGALGRRRRQALWQSALGAVGGRRGMEPPIPTGSAADAQDALLVGADPEGVRLLDLSLRGLAAALAAESRPLPTVYAAWLSGNGDLHLQLAQPAGKPPAPWQLGQDQTFWMLARTDAERYEDVDTAAPYPGLVSLGTMDDSRLLLNLESVPGIVSLSGSASDRAGVFASVAAELATNGWSDRMTITLVGFGQDLTPLAPSRLRHLDDVEALVETMEAETRQRRGALGAAGHDSVLTGRTGPAQHTRWAPHLVLLAAEPSAEDAVKLAELAADASRLGIGYLVGTESGDLPGAAWEMEITSQGKLLAPLLGLELDAQLLPVEQQRAVVELFVEADPEREDTNASAPPFLVDISEQGRPAVYARLVGPYEIIGLETPDGERSPLMHEALALLLLHREGVHPRVLSSALWPRGVTEDVRDALVERLRGWLGHDPDGTPRLGTDATGRLTLAKSVVSDLDVLRSLYHEATQGKGANSRAVRGRLLTDALVLVRGPLLADRVQGRYGWLTHEIIDAQLPLLVADIGLALSAFHLEKDRAGQAIEALNASLNSAPGDERLWNELLRATHATGDSERLKALAADLVSRSGARGLPPRTEALLDELLPAWRSGVAAAG; from the coding sequence ATGGCGCGACGCACCACTTCCAGCTCGACGGGCAGCTCGCCGGGTCCGAGGAACCGGACGCCGCAGCCCCTGCCCCGGCGTCGTCGGACGTTCGGGGACTTCGTGAAGGCGTTCGGGGCGTTCGTCGCCCTGGTCGTGCTGCTTGTCGGGGTGCCGGGGGCGCTGGTCGTCAGCGTCGGGTGGCCGTTTCCGCACGGGACGCCCGAGTTGGCGTGGTTGCAGCAGGAAATCACTGTCGGCACGTTCATTCATGTGCTGACCGTGATCGTGTGGTTCGCCTGGGCCCAGTTCACCGCCTGCGTGCTCGTCGAGATGAAGGCCGCGCTGTCCGGCGTCGGGCTGCCGAACCGCGTACCGGGCGCGGGGGGCAGCCAGTTGCTCGCGCGACAGCTCGTCGCCGCGCTGCTGCTCGTCGGTGCCACCGCGGCCAGCCTCACCCCGGGGCTCTCGCAGCTCGGGCAGAGCCTGGAGGGGAACCAGCGGGGGAGCGTCGCCGTCGCTCAGCAGACGCCGGGCGGACTGTTCGGGCAGCAGCAGGAGCAGGCCGCCTCCAGCGCGGCCGCCGCGATCGCCGAACAGGCCGCCAACGCGGCGGCACATGCCGACAGCGGGGGCGGTCACGCCACCAAGGAAGGCGACACCAAGTACTACCGGATCCAGCCGCCCGAGGGACGCCACCACGACTCCCTCTGGGAGATCGCCGAGCGGCATCTCGGCGACGGGCGCCGGTACAAGGAGATCTACCAGCTCAACAAGGACCGCACGCAGCCCGACGGCTCCAAGCTGTCGGAAGCCAGTCTCATTCGGCCTGGGTGGATCCTCGAAATGCCCGGCGACGCCCACGGCGGCGAACTCGTCGAGATGCCCGACGAGGCCCCCAAGGTCTCCGAGCAGGTCCAGCAGCAGATCCACGACTACTCCCAGACCGGGGATCACGCGCAGGGCGGCGGCCAGAAGCAGCAGGCTCAGGGCGGCGACCGGGACACCGCGCACATCCAGCTGCCTCATCAGCGGCCCGGCGGTGACCAGGGAAGCGGTCACCAGCGGCAACAGAACCAGAACCAGAATCAGCAGCAACAGCACGCGCAGGCCGGGTCGGAGGAGGGGAGCGGGTTCTCCTTCGGGCTTCCCGAAGCCCTCGTGGGCGCGCCCCTCCTCGCCGCCGGTCTCCTCGGCGCCCTCGGCCGCCGCCGCCGTCAGGCGCTGTGGCAGTCGGCGCTCGGTGCCGTCGGCGGGCGGCGCGGCATGGAGCCGCCGATCCCGACCGGGTCCGCCGCGGACGCCCAGGACGCGCTGCTCGTGGGCGCCGACCCCGAGGGCGTACGACTGCTCGACCTGTCGTTGCGCGGACTCGCGGCGGCGCTCGCGGCCGAGTCGCGCCCGCTGCCGACCGTCTACGCGGCCTGGCTCAGCGGCAACGGCGATCTGCATCTGCAGCTCGCCCAGCCGGCCGGCAAGCCGCCCGCGCCGTGGCAGCTCGGTCAGGACCAGACGTTCTGGATGCTGGCGCGGACGGACGCGGAGCGGTACGAGGACGTCGACACCGCCGCTCCCTACCCGGGCCTGGTGAGCCTCGGGACCATGGACGACTCCCGGCTGCTCCTCAACCTCGAGTCCGTTCCCGGCATCGTCTCCCTCAGCGGCAGCGCGAGCGACCGCGCGGGCGTCTTCGCCTCCGTCGCCGCCGAGTTGGCCACCAACGGGTGGTCCGACCGCATGACGATCACGCTCGTCGGCTTCGGGCAGGATCTGACCCCGCTCGCGCCCAGTCGGCTGCGCCACCTCGACGACGTCGAGGCGCTGGTGGAGACCATGGAGGCGGAGACGCGGCAGCGCCGCGGTGCGCTGGGGGCCGCCGGGCACGACTCCGTGCTCACCGGCCGCACCGGGCCCGCCCAGCACACCCGTTGGGCCCCGCACCTCGTGCTGCTCGCCGCCGAACCGTCCGCCGAGGACGCCGTCAAGCTCGCCGAACTCGCCGCCGACGCGAGCCGGCTGGGCATCGGCTACCTCGTCGGCACCGAGAGCGGCGATCTGCCGGGAGCCGCCTGGGAGATGGAGATCACCAGCCAGGGCAAGCTGCTCGCGCCGCTCCTCGGGCTCGAACTCGACGCGCAGCTGCTGCCGGTGGAGCAGCAGCGGGCGGTCGTCGAGCTGTTCGTCGAGGCGGACCCCGAGCGGGAGGACACGAACGCGTCGGCGCCGCCGTTCCTCGTCGACATCAGCGAGCAGGGGCGGCCGGCGGTGTACGCGCGGCTCGTGGGCCCGTACGAGATCATCGGCCTGGAGACGCCCGACGGCGAGCGCAGCCCGCTGATGCACGAGGCGCTGGCGCTGCTGCTCCTGCACCGTGAGGGTGTGCACCCCCGGGTGCTGTCCTCGGCCCTCTGGCCGCGCGGTGTCACCGAGGACGTACGCGACGCGCTCGTCGAGCGGCTGCGCGGCTGGCTCGGCCACGACCCCGACGGCACGCCCCGCCTCGGCACCGACGCCACCGGGCGCCTCACGCTCGCCAAGTCGGTCGTGTCCGACCTGGACGTACTGCGCTCCCTCTACCACGAGGCGACGCAGGGCAAGGGCGCCAACAGCCGTGCCGTACGCGGGCGTCTACTCACCGACGCGCTCGTCCTCGTACGCGGGCCGCTGCTCGCCGACCGCGTCCAGGGGCGCTACGGCTGGCTCACCCACGAGATCATCGACGCCCAACTCCCGCTGCTCGTCGCGGACATCGGGCTCGCGCTCTCCGCGTTCCACCTGGAGAAGGACCGCGCGGGGCAGGCCATCGAGGCGTTGAACGCCTCGCTGAACTCGGCGCCGGGAGATGAGCGGTTGTGGAACGAGTTGCTGCGGGCTACTCATGCGACCGGCGACAGTGAGCGGTTGAAGGCTCTGGCTGCCGACCTGGTGTCTCGTAGTGGGGCTCGGGGGCTGCCGCCTCGGACTGAGGCGTTGCTGGACGAGTTGCTGCCGGCTTGGCGGAGTGGCGTGGCCGCGGCCGGGTGA
- a CDS encoding putative T7SS-secreted protein translates to MSLRPTDWQILDLDHDPTPGDPQRVRKLSGSLHDFADDVSHVLRDIKGMANEDAVLKWAGKTADAFTAEFEDVPGKLKKLKKSYNLAGDALASYWPDLEDAQEKADKALRDGRKAHGELSTAQTALTGANDWVRTATEKADSYDPDKNKSKDVPKPDEAEVRRATRNAQHAKAQQTTAQKNVDDAQDALNAAKKLAAHAKGLREDAARRTVKKLHEASDAGIHNRHWWEEAVDWVTDHWDEIVTVCKWVVTIVGIIVMIVGGPLGWLVFAAALVVLADTIRKMANGQAGWGDLLFAVLDCIPATKGFTSLAKLGKLWKAGGLRSLGSAFMKGIGGGLLKKAMQLRSGEGLRAISRPFKGSTRLFGGTIPYRALSPKARQLAKSLSRGPVRISPNEVNISHMAELQKFHGVEHAVVQNAAGELRLFQGTEITTRIPDELAGDGYKFVAHTHPEDRIPGPPDDMEAARNIKNSMSRDLDNKSTPHTEVVISRDGNLRFFDNNGVLDLPQGTYPAGGPVSDRGGIIPVPGI, encoded by the coding sequence GTGTCGCTCAGGCCGACGGACTGGCAGATACTCGACCTGGATCACGACCCGACACCGGGCGATCCCCAGCGCGTCCGGAAACTCTCCGGTTCCCTTCATGACTTCGCCGATGACGTCTCCCATGTCCTGCGGGACATCAAGGGCATGGCGAACGAGGACGCGGTGCTGAAGTGGGCGGGCAAGACCGCGGACGCGTTCACGGCGGAGTTCGAGGACGTCCCCGGCAAGCTGAAGAAGCTCAAGAAGTCCTACAACCTCGCGGGCGACGCACTCGCCTCGTACTGGCCCGACCTGGAAGACGCCCAGGAAAAGGCCGACAAGGCACTGCGCGACGGCCGCAAGGCCCACGGGGAACTGTCCACCGCGCAGACCGCGTTGACCGGGGCGAACGACTGGGTGCGTACGGCCACCGAGAAGGCCGACTCCTACGACCCGGACAAGAACAAGAGCAAGGACGTCCCCAAGCCCGACGAGGCCGAGGTCCGCCGGGCCACCCGCAACGCCCAGCACGCCAAGGCGCAGCAGACCACCGCCCAGAAGAACGTCGACGACGCCCAGGACGCCCTGAACGCGGCCAAGAAGCTCGCCGCCCACGCCAAGGGCCTGCGCGAGGACGCCGCCCGCCGCACCGTCAAGAAGCTCCACGAAGCCTCCGACGCCGGCATCCACAACCGGCACTGGTGGGAAGAGGCCGTCGACTGGGTCACCGACCACTGGGACGAGATCGTCACCGTCTGCAAGTGGGTCGTGACCATCGTCGGCATCATCGTGATGATCGTCGGCGGCCCGCTGGGGTGGCTGGTGTTCGCCGCGGCCCTCGTCGTCCTTGCCGACACCATAAGAAAGATGGCCAACGGCCAAGCCGGCTGGGGCGACCTACTCTTCGCCGTCCTGGACTGCATACCCGCCACCAAGGGCTTCACCAGCCTCGCCAAGCTCGGCAAACTCTGGAAGGCGGGCGGTCTCCGATCCCTTGGCAGCGCCTTCATGAAGGGTATCGGCGGCGGGCTCCTCAAAAAGGCCATGCAACTCAGGTCGGGAGAGGGCCTTCGCGCCATCTCCCGGCCGTTCAAGGGATCGACGCGGCTGTTCGGCGGAACAATTCCGTACCGTGCGCTTTCTCCCAAGGCACGCCAACTGGCCAAATCCCTGTCCCGCGGCCCTGTGCGGATCAGCCCGAACGAGGTGAACATTTCCCACATGGCTGAGCTGCAGAAATTTCATGGTGTAGAACACGCGGTGGTTCAGAACGCCGCCGGTGAACTCCGGCTTTTCCAGGGCACGGAGATCACGACCAGGATTCCTGATGAGCTGGCGGGCGACGGATACAAGTTCGTTGCCCACACACATCCGGAGGACCGGATACCCGGCCCTCCCGACGACATGGAAGCCGCCCGCAACATCAAGAACAGTATGAGCCGAGACTTGGACAACAAGAGCACACCGCATACGGAAGTGGTCATCAGCCGCGACGGCAATCTCCGCTTCTTCGACAACAACGGGGTCCTGGACCTCCCGCAGGGAACATATCCGGCAGGCGGCCCAGTGAGCGACAGGGGCGGGATTATCCCGGTGCCTGGTATCTAG
- a CDS encoding serine/threonine-protein kinase, whose amino-acid sequence MEALAPEDAREIAGYRLRARLGEGGMGMVYLSHTRGGQPVALKVVRREYAQDPEFRRRFTQEVTAARRVQGPYTAPVLDSFTDGPEPWLAVSYVPGPSLSSAVYQHGVLPVRTVLQLTAGIAEALQTIHAAGIVHRDLKPSNVLLASDGPRVIDFGIARAADTTALTGTDVRLGTPAYMAPEQAMGGDVTPALDVFALGLITYFAATGRHPFGDGSSHALLYRIVSNEPDLTACPEELRGIVNACLAKDPAARPTPAQIIEACNTLAGTGGLVRHEGWWLPPAVAQQIAQQEQTMRLHSAPANPAPAPAAPQMPPVPTQPGLSPGAAFAAAAPTRPAHSPSDGFMRSAPTAPSSTPPSTPSTDTAAPAAKRRRTPLIAAVAVVGVLAVGGGSFAAYQLLGDDADKGKDTTASDGTKSSVQGDAGPSAGATGEASAGATSTDAPKTEAGWQISAQNKNLVLRAPKFTPNSKDVGLRAQCTPSDITILDINDLGIETNQGFRPTSGGWLTYTDCAEPIDGNGINLADDGGSYSTTTERRPTPSACQDAAQEAALPNPIPLSKIRDDSLLKANTGICIASSDGAVSHLWITKVNKESDNDNLRTYVITATQWKPE is encoded by the coding sequence ATGGAAGCGCTGGCGCCGGAAGACGCCCGGGAGATAGCCGGTTACCGACTTCGGGCCCGGCTCGGCGAGGGCGGCATGGGGATGGTGTATCTGTCGCACACCCGTGGTGGTCAGCCGGTCGCTCTGAAGGTCGTCCGGCGGGAGTACGCGCAGGACCCGGAGTTCCGGCGGCGCTTCACCCAGGAGGTCACCGCCGCCCGCCGGGTGCAGGGTCCGTACACCGCACCGGTGTTGGACAGTTTCACCGACGGCCCCGAGCCCTGGCTCGCCGTCAGCTACGTACCGGGACCCTCCCTCTCCTCCGCCGTGTACCAGCACGGCGTGCTGCCAGTGCGCACCGTCCTGCAGTTGACGGCGGGCATCGCCGAGGCTCTCCAGACCATCCACGCGGCGGGGATCGTTCACCGCGACCTCAAGCCGTCCAACGTGCTGCTGGCCTCCGACGGACCGCGTGTCATCGACTTCGGTATCGCCCGTGCCGCCGACACCACCGCGCTGACCGGAACGGACGTCCGACTCGGTACGCCCGCCTATATGGCCCCGGAGCAGGCCATGGGCGGCGACGTCACCCCTGCCCTGGATGTCTTCGCGCTGGGCCTGATCACGTACTTCGCGGCGACGGGCCGCCACCCGTTCGGCGACGGCTCCTCGCACGCACTGCTGTACCGCATCGTCTCCAACGAGCCCGACCTGACCGCCTGCCCCGAGGAACTGCGCGGCATCGTCAACGCCTGCCTGGCCAAGGACCCGGCCGCCAGGCCGACACCGGCGCAGATCATCGAGGCGTGCAACACCCTTGCGGGTACTGGGGGTTTGGTGCGTCACGAGGGCTGGTGGCTGCCCCCGGCCGTGGCGCAGCAGATCGCCCAGCAGGAGCAGACGATGCGGCTGCACTCGGCGCCCGCCAATCCCGCTCCGGCTCCTGCCGCTCCGCAGATGCCTCCGGTGCCCACGCAGCCCGGGCTCTCGCCGGGTGCCGCCTTCGCGGCCGCCGCCCCGACGCGGCCCGCGCACTCTCCGTCCGACGGCTTCATGAGGTCCGCGCCCACCGCGCCGTCGTCCACGCCCCCGTCGACGCCCTCGACCGACACCGCAGCTCCGGCCGCCAAGCGCCGTCGTACGCCGCTGATCGCCGCCGTCGCGGTGGTGGGCGTACTCGCGGTCGGAGGCGGCTCGTTCGCCGCGTACCAGCTACTCGGGGACGACGCCGACAAGGGCAAGGACACCACGGCGTCCGACGGCACCAAGTCCAGCGTTCAGGGGGACGCCGGCCCCAGTGCCGGTGCCACCGGGGAGGCGAGTGCGGGGGCGACGTCCACGGATGCTCCCAAGACGGAGGCGGGGTGGCAGATCAGCGCGCAGAACAAGAATCTGGTGCTGCGGGCCCCGAAGTTCACCCCGAACAGTAAGGACGTCGGCCTCCGCGCGCAGTGCACGCCGTCGGACATCACCATTCTCGACATCAATGATCTCGGCATCGAAACCAACCAGGGATTCAGGCCGACTTCCGGTGGCTGGCTCACCTACACGGACTGCGCGGAGCCCATCGACGGAAACGGCATCAACCTCGCCGACGACGGCGGGTCCTACAGCACCACCACCGAGCGCCGCCCCACCCCCAGCGCATGCCAGGACGCGGCGCAAGAAGCCGCCCTTCCCAACCCCATTCCGCTGAGCAAGATCAGGGACGACTCACTGCTCAAGGCCAACACCGGCATCTGCATCGCGTCCAGCGACGGCGCCGTCTCTCACCTCTGGATCACAAAGGTCAACAAGGAATCGGACAACGATAATCTCCGCACCTACGTGATCACGGCCACTCAGTGGAAGCCGGAGTGA